The following are encoded together in the Streptomyces rapamycinicus NRRL 5491 genome:
- a CDS encoding carbon-nitrogen hydrolase family protein → MARPLSVAVAQPRCAAHDVAANAVAHAEAVRAAGARVVVFPEMSLTGYELDATPVAPDDERLAPIVAACAETGTLALVGAPVAGPRIGILALDGDGARVVYGKVHLHRSEAIHFVPGEPAVIDVDEWRLGLAVCRDTGFPEHAAKTAAMGIDGYVAGVVHAEHEAGLHGERARRVAADHGVWVATAAFAGPTGGGFDRTSGRSGIWSAAGEPLAGTSAAPDEIARAVFTK, encoded by the coding sequence GTGGCACGGCCGTTGAGCGTCGCGGTGGCGCAGCCGAGGTGCGCCGCTCATGACGTGGCGGCCAACGCGGTGGCCCACGCGGAGGCCGTCCGGGCGGCGGGCGCGCGGGTGGTGGTCTTCCCCGAGATGTCGCTGACCGGATACGAGCTGGACGCGACGCCGGTCGCCCCGGACGATGAACGGCTTGCCCCGATCGTCGCCGCGTGCGCCGAGACCGGGACGCTCGCCCTGGTCGGCGCGCCGGTGGCGGGGCCGCGCATCGGCATCCTGGCGTTGGACGGAGACGGCGCACGGGTGGTCTACGGCAAGGTCCACCTGCACCGCAGCGAGGCCATCCACTTCGTGCCCGGGGAGCCCGCCGTGATCGACGTGGACGAGTGGCGGCTGGGGCTCGCCGTCTGCCGCGACACCGGTTTCCCCGAGCACGCCGCGAAGACGGCGGCGATGGGGATCGACGGCTACGTGGCCGGCGTCGTCCACGCCGAACACGAGGCCGGGCTCCACGGCGAGCGCGCCCGCCGGGTCGCCGCCGACCACGGTGTGTGGGTCGCCACGGCGGCCTTCGCGGGTCCGACCGGGGGCGGCTTCGACCGCACGTCCGGCCGTTCGGGCATCTGGTCCGCGGCCGGGGAACCGCTCGCCGGGACGAGCGCCGCGCCCGATGAGATCGCGCGGGCGGTCTTCACCAAGTGA
- a CDS encoding DeoR/GlpR family DNA-binding transcription regulator, whose amino-acid sequence MTTPPSSRGARQQRQQLIVDHVLAQGDATVSELVELTGVSLMTVHRDIADLADRGILRKYHGGVSAQPSMVFESSSDFRLHAHTDEKRALARAALRFVTPGMSVMLDDSTSALALARLLPEVGPLTVVTNYRLITEELRSAEGIRLICVGGEYSRTHDSWIGLPAMDMISGVSVDLSVLSTSGITAGMTFHQEQEIVSIKRATRQAGATSVLLMDHSKVGRRALHRLESVDSFDHVLLTGPVDGELLREMRELTDVRVVETE is encoded by the coding sequence ATGACTACTCCCCCGTCGTCGCGCGGTGCGCGGCAACAGCGGCAGCAACTGATCGTCGACCACGTTCTGGCCCAGGGGGACGCCACCGTGTCCGAACTGGTCGAGCTGACCGGCGTCAGCCTGATGACGGTCCACCGGGACATCGCCGACCTGGCGGACCGCGGCATCCTGCGCAAGTACCACGGTGGCGTCTCCGCACAGCCCTCGATGGTCTTCGAGTCCAGTTCGGACTTCCGGCTGCACGCGCACACCGACGAGAAGCGGGCGCTGGCCCGCGCCGCCCTGCGGTTCGTGACCCCGGGGATGTCGGTGATGCTGGACGACTCGACCTCGGCGCTGGCCCTGGCACGGCTGTTGCCCGAGGTGGGACCGCTGACCGTGGTGACCAATTACCGCCTGATCACCGAGGAGCTGAGGAGCGCCGAGGGCATCCGGCTGATCTGCGTGGGCGGCGAGTACTCGCGCACCCATGACTCCTGGATCGGCCTGCCGGCGATGGACATGATCAGCGGCGTCTCCGTCGATCTGAGCGTGCTCTCCACCTCCGGGATCACCGCGGGCATGACCTTCCACCAGGAGCAGGAGATCGTCAGCATCAAGCGGGCGACCCGGCAGGCGGGCGCGACGAGCGTGCTGCTCATGGACCACAGCAAGGTGGGCCGTCGCGCACTGCACCGGCTGGAGAGCGTGGACTCCTTCGACCATGTTCTGCTGACCGGCCCGGTGGACGGGGAGCTGCTCCGGGAGATGCGGGAGCTGACGGATGTGAGAGTCGTCGAGACCGAGTAG
- a CDS encoding 2-hydroxyacid dehydrogenase, producing the protein MTTVLVAGDDFIAPGLFSAALSESLPSAGLSFRTLRTRWPNEPFGPVGADGQGNGGVKEASGTEEQVLEALGDASVALTQMAPFTARVIGESPGLRFIGVARGGPVNVDLAAATAAGIPVTFTPGRNAAAAAEFAVGLILAAMRRITHADAALKEGTWRGDYYAYENAGLELDGATVGLVGYGAIGSIVARVLRAFGAHVVVSDPYADQARAHADGVELTALEDLLRRSSVVSLHARVTPETRHLLNADNLALLPEGAVLVNSARGELLDYAPLPGLLESGRLGALALDVYDIEPPPADWPLHKAPNVITTPHLAGATRQTADRAALSTAGEAARFLRGEPLRHVANPEVLTGSRP; encoded by the coding sequence ATGACCACGGTCCTGGTAGCCGGCGACGACTTCATCGCGCCCGGCCTCTTCTCCGCCGCCCTGAGCGAGAGCCTGCCCTCCGCCGGGCTGAGCTTCCGCACGCTGCGCACCCGCTGGCCGAACGAGCCCTTCGGGCCGGTCGGGGCGGACGGGCAGGGGAACGGCGGGGTCAAGGAGGCCAGCGGCACCGAGGAGCAGGTGCTCGAGGCGCTCGGTGACGCGAGTGTCGCCCTCACCCAGATGGCGCCCTTCACGGCCCGGGTCATCGGCGAATCACCCGGGCTGAGGTTCATCGGCGTGGCCCGCGGCGGCCCGGTCAACGTGGACCTGGCCGCCGCCACCGCCGCCGGGATCCCCGTCACCTTCACACCGGGCCGCAACGCCGCCGCGGCCGCCGAATTCGCCGTCGGCCTGATCCTCGCCGCCATGCGCCGCATCACCCACGCCGACGCGGCCCTCAAGGAGGGCACCTGGCGTGGCGACTACTACGCCTACGAGAACGCGGGTCTAGAGCTCGACGGCGCCACCGTCGGCCTCGTCGGGTACGGGGCCATCGGCTCGATCGTGGCCCGCGTGCTGCGCGCCTTCGGCGCCCACGTCGTCGTCTCCGACCCGTACGCCGACCAGGCGCGGGCACACGCCGACGGCGTCGAGCTCACCGCCCTGGAGGACCTGCTGCGGCGCAGCTCGGTGGTGAGCCTGCACGCCCGGGTCACCCCCGAGACCCGGCATCTGCTGAACGCCGACAACCTCGCGCTGCTGCCCGAGGGCGCCGTCCTCGTCAACTCGGCCCGCGGTGAGCTACTCGACTACGCGCCGCTGCCCGGACTGCTGGAGTCCGGCCGGCTCGGCGCGCTCGCCCTCGACGTCTACGACATCGAGCCGCCCCCGGCCGACTGGCCACTGCACAAGGCCCCCAACGTCATCACCACACCCCACCTGGCGGGCGCCACCCGGCAGACCGCCGACCGGGCCGCCCTGAGCACCGCCGGTGAGGCCGCCCGCTTCCTGCGCGGCGAACCGCTGCGGCACGTGGCCAATCCGGAGGTGCTGACCGGGAGCCGGCCATGA
- a CDS encoding DNA alkylation repair protein produces MSMDVAAAADELLGSLAARADADFAVTMQRYFPRRIRALGVSNASAVEIANDYFRERPDVAAATRLALAEEVLSRASHHEEVLLGFAVLHKVARAGLGPGLLDRCEHWLGSYVSNWAQCDDLCLKLLYPFFRGHLDQIPRTRAWAESRSGWARRAANVAVVKFVRRKVGRSVFELPLSHVFDNCTRLMHDDDPYVQKGCGWLLKVTAEVHPDEVAEFLRTWHTEMSRGTFRYAVEKMDKEMRASLMALRRPGYDVPDGGEK; encoded by the coding sequence ATGTCAATGGACGTGGCGGCGGCGGCCGACGAACTCCTGGGGTCCCTCGCGGCGAGGGCCGACGCGGACTTCGCGGTCACGATGCAGCGCTACTTTCCGCGGAGGATCCGCGCGCTCGGGGTGAGCAACGCCTCCGCCGTGGAAATCGCGAACGACTACTTCCGCGAGCGGCCGGACGTCGCCGCGGCGACGAGACTGGCCCTCGCGGAAGAAGTCCTGTCGCGCGCCTCCCACCACGAGGAGGTCCTGCTGGGATTCGCGGTCCTGCACAAGGTCGCGCGGGCCGGGCTGGGCCCCGGACTGCTCGACCGCTGTGAGCACTGGCTCGGATCGTATGTGTCGAACTGGGCGCAGTGCGACGACCTGTGCCTGAAGTTGCTGTACCCGTTCTTCCGCGGACACCTCGATCAGATCCCGCGGACACGGGCCTGGGCCGAATCCCGGTCCGGCTGGGCGAGGCGCGCCGCGAACGTGGCCGTCGTGAAGTTCGTCCGGCGCAAGGTGGGGCGGTCGGTGTTCGAACTGCCGCTGTCCCACGTCTTCGACAACTGCACCCGGCTGATGCACGACGACGACCCGTATGTGCAGAAGGGCTGTGGGTGGCTGCTCAAGGTCACCGCCGAGGTTCATCCGGACGAGGTGGCCGAGTTCCTGCGCACCTGGCATACCGAGATGAGCCGCGGCACATTCCGGTATGCCGTCGAGAAGATGGACAAGGAGATGCGGGCTTCCCTGATGGCGCTGCGGCGGCCGGGCTACGATGTGCCGGATGGAGGGGAGAAGTGA
- a CDS encoding HAD family hydrolase: MADAVVFDMDGVLVESEHLWEELWAAYAAARGRNWGPEQTRDVQGMSAPEWAAYLTRFCGAGDAATDTEQAVVDGMVQALADGRIGLLPGAREMITGTAELAPVALASSAPRRVIDAVLVHHGVDHHFKATVSSAEVERGKPSPDVYLAAARALGVAPERCLAVEDSSNGLRAAAAAGMTVVAIPNPQYPPAEDALAAAAYRSSDHHAVRDFLLSRLETRGE, encoded by the coding sequence ATGGCCGACGCAGTGGTCTTCGACATGGACGGCGTGCTCGTCGAGAGCGAGCATCTGTGGGAGGAGCTGTGGGCCGCCTACGCCGCCGCACGCGGCCGTAACTGGGGCCCGGAGCAGACGCGCGACGTCCAGGGGATGAGCGCCCCCGAGTGGGCCGCCTACCTCACCCGGTTCTGCGGGGCGGGTGACGCCGCCACCGACACCGAGCAGGCCGTCGTCGACGGCATGGTCCAGGCCCTGGCCGACGGCCGCATCGGCCTGCTGCCCGGGGCCCGTGAAATGATCACCGGCACCGCCGAGCTCGCCCCCGTGGCGCTCGCCTCCTCAGCGCCGCGCCGGGTCATCGACGCCGTCCTCGTCCACCACGGCGTCGACCACCACTTCAAGGCGACCGTCTCCAGCGCCGAGGTGGAGCGCGGAAAGCCGAGCCCGGACGTCTATCTGGCCGCCGCGCGCGCCCTCGGCGTGGCCCCGGAGCGCTGTCTGGCGGTGGAGGACTCCAGCAACGGGCTGCGCGCCGCCGCGGCCGCCGGGATGACCGTCGTGGCCATTCCCAATCCGCAGTACCCACCCGCCGAGGACGCCCTGGCCGCCGCCGCCTACCGTTCTTCGGACCACCATGCCGTACGTGACTTCCTGCTCAGCAGGCTCGAGACCCGAGGGGAGTGA
- a CDS encoding ribose-5-phosphate isomerase, whose product MTTAHAFRIVVGCDDAGYDYKEALKQDLLDDPRVAEVIDVGVGSDEHTAYPHVAVEAARRVAEGTADRALLVCGTGLGVAISANKVPGIRAVTAHDTYSVRRSVLSNNAQVLCFGQRVIGLELARALTDDWLAQSFDETSPSAEKVAAIRSYEG is encoded by the coding sequence ATGACCACCGCGCATGCCTTCCGGATCGTCGTCGGCTGCGACGACGCCGGTTACGACTACAAGGAAGCCCTCAAGCAGGATCTGCTGGACGACCCCCGGGTCGCCGAGGTCATCGACGTCGGCGTGGGCAGCGACGAGCACACCGCCTATCCGCATGTCGCGGTGGAAGCGGCCCGCCGGGTGGCCGAAGGCACCGCCGACCGCGCCCTGTTGGTGTGCGGCACCGGCCTCGGCGTGGCCATCAGCGCCAACAAGGTGCCCGGCATCCGCGCGGTCACCGCCCACGACACCTACTCCGTGCGCCGCTCGGTCCTCAGCAACAACGCCCAGGTGCTCTGCTTCGGCCAGCGCGTCATCGGCCTGGAACTCGCCCGCGCGCTCACCGACGACTGGCTCGCGCAGAGCTTCGACGAGACCTCCCCGTCGGCGGAGAAGGTCGCCGCCATCCGGAGCTACGAGGGCTGA
- a CDS encoding FGGY-family carbohydrate kinase: MIVGVDIGTSVTKAQLISRDGRTTPAHEARSTVYTLPGHRVEQDLDEVVGTVETVVRAALADAAQLGEEPVEALALTGQGDGLWLRDASGAPVGRALSWMDGRASDRLDRWTADGTLRALHRRTGVGLFPGSAAPLLAHLAEHEPERLAAAEVAGYCVDAVVQRLTGAVTVDVSDASQPFLDVATRTYDETALELCGLSAYRRLLPDPAPSGTLHRLLPDAARRLGLPAGLPVSAGPFDIPACAFGSGVAEPGEGNLIIGTTLAAQVLDTEPRPALAEDPAGMVLATPYEGRFLRVMPAMIGTAGLDWLLKLLDVKIEALDALLVQSPPGAAGVTALPFLSTSGERAPFVDPRARGRFDGLSPLAGRADLVRALCEAVAYSARHCMETLGVTSTVTACGGGARSGEWARIFAGVLGGDLEVCDDAVGIRGAAHVAWRSLGTPVDPGAWRARLRTVTAERGLIDHYAEGYAAYRQALDTAREGWSTR; this comes from the coding sequence ATGATCGTCGGAGTCGACATCGGCACCTCGGTCACCAAGGCCCAGCTGATCTCCCGCGACGGCCGGACCACCCCCGCGCACGAGGCCCGCAGCACCGTCTACACCCTGCCCGGACACCGCGTCGAGCAGGACCTGGACGAGGTCGTGGGCACCGTGGAGACCGTCGTACGGGCGGCGCTCGCCGACGCCGCGCAGCTGGGCGAAGAACCGGTCGAGGCCCTCGCCCTCACCGGGCAGGGCGACGGCCTGTGGCTGCGCGACGCCTCGGGCGCCCCGGTCGGCCGCGCGCTGTCCTGGATGGACGGCCGGGCCTCGGACCGGCTCGACCGGTGGACCGCCGACGGCACCCTGCGCGCCCTGCACCGGCGCACCGGCGTCGGCCTCTTCCCCGGCTCCGCGGCACCCCTGCTGGCGCATCTGGCCGAGCACGAGCCGGAGCGGCTGGCGGCGGCCGAGGTCGCCGGGTACTGCGTGGACGCCGTCGTACAGCGGCTGACCGGCGCCGTGACCGTCGACGTCTCCGACGCCTCGCAGCCGTTCCTCGACGTGGCCACCCGTACGTACGACGAGACCGCGCTCGAACTGTGCGGGCTGTCCGCGTACCGACGGCTGCTGCCGGATCCGGCGCCGTCCGGCACCCTGCACCGGCTGCTGCCCGACGCCGCGAGACGCCTGGGCCTGCCCGCGGGGCTGCCGGTCTCCGCCGGCCCGTTCGACATCCCGGCCTGCGCCTTCGGCTCCGGGGTCGCCGAACCGGGCGAGGGCAACCTGATCATTGGCACCACCCTCGCCGCCCAGGTCCTGGACACCGAGCCGCGCCCGGCCCTCGCCGAGGACCCGGCCGGGATGGTGCTGGCCACCCCGTACGAGGGCCGGTTCCTGCGGGTCATGCCCGCCATGATCGGCACCGCGGGGCTGGACTGGCTGCTGAAGCTGCTCGATGTGAAGATCGAGGCGCTGGACGCGCTGCTCGTCCAGTCCCCGCCCGGCGCAGCGGGCGTCACCGCGCTGCCGTTCCTGTCCACCAGCGGCGAGCGCGCGCCCTTCGTCGACCCGCGGGCCCGCGGCCGGTTCGACGGCCTCTCCCCGCTGGCCGGCCGCGCCGACCTGGTACGGGCGCTGTGCGAGGCGGTCGCCTACTCGGCCCGGCACTGCATGGAAACCCTCGGCGTCACCAGCACCGTCACCGCCTGCGGCGGTGGCGCGCGCTCCGGCGAGTGGGCACGGATCTTCGCCGGTGTCCTGGGCGGCGACCTGGAGGTCTGTGACGACGCCGTGGGCATCCGCGGCGCGGCCCATGTCGCCTGGCGCTCCCTGGGCACGCCGGTCGACCCCGGCGCCTGGCGCGCCCGCCTCCGTACCGTCACCGCCGAGCGCGGGCTGATCGACCACTACGCCGAGGGCTACGCCGCCTACCGCCAGGCCCTCGACACCGCACGCGAAGGCTGGAGCACACGATGA
- a CDS encoding class I SAM-dependent methyltransferase, producing the protein MTGDPEKHANRRDLGRVFNEVAEVYDRVRPGYPDELFADLVAITGMDERSSVLEVGCGTGQATRSLAALGCSVTAIEPGRDMAALARRRLAAFPDVEVETSAFEEWDDRGARFDVLVAASSWHWVDPSIGWRRAHDVLRPGGRLALLGNVVVRRPGEPEVYAETADLHERFSPGNPGWGHPPLEDDVRGTDEGWGLVDGPGGLFGPTIVRWYPTVQWFDGAGFADHLRSTSLYRRLGRDVREPLLDAIAERIRTRMDDRASRRYLTVLRIGQRTGRR; encoded by the coding sequence GTGACTGGTGATCCGGAGAAGCACGCGAACCGACGTGACCTCGGTCGGGTGTTCAACGAGGTGGCGGAGGTCTACGACCGGGTCCGGCCGGGGTACCCCGACGAGCTGTTCGCGGACCTCGTCGCCATCACCGGCATGGACGAGAGGTCGTCGGTGCTGGAGGTGGGGTGCGGTACCGGGCAGGCGACGCGCTCGCTGGCAGCGCTCGGATGCTCGGTGACCGCCATCGAGCCGGGCCGGGACATGGCCGCACTCGCGCGCCGGCGGCTCGCCGCCTTCCCCGACGTCGAAGTCGAGACATCGGCGTTTGAGGAGTGGGACGACCGCGGTGCACGCTTCGACGTCCTCGTGGCCGCGTCCTCCTGGCACTGGGTCGACCCGTCGATCGGCTGGCGGCGAGCGCACGATGTGCTCCGCCCCGGAGGCCGGCTGGCGCTGCTCGGCAACGTCGTTGTCCGCAGGCCGGGAGAGCCGGAGGTGTACGCCGAGACCGCCGATCTCCACGAGCGGTTCTCCCCCGGCAACCCTGGCTGGGGCCATCCGCCGCTCGAGGACGACGTACGCGGCACCGACGAGGGCTGGGGGCTGGTCGACGGCCCCGGCGGCCTGTTCGGCCCGACGATCGTTCGCTGGTACCCGACCGTTCAGTGGTTCGACGGGGCAGGCTTCGCCGATCACCTTCGCTCGACGTCGCTCTACCGGAGACTCGGCCGCGATGTCCGCGAGCCCCTGCTCGACGCCATCGCCGAGCGGATCCGTACCCGGATGGATGACCGGGCGTCACGCCGCTATCTGACCGTCCTCCGGATCGGACAGCGGACCGGCCGGCGTTAG
- a CDS encoding BtrH N-terminal domain-containing protein, with product MSLIDARPFVGKHCESTTLVNLLRQRGIDLSEPLVFGLGSGLSFGYWHTKKMPTPFIGGRIRPDRLTANIANSLGLRLTVRETSSLKRAREQLVAELDSGTVVGLKLDRFHLDYSTDRYRFAAHYVACIGHEDDRFALVETRPLGLQWASGDALARARGARGPMSSRNLSFTIDRPEGSLPDLGDIARQSIRATAEDFLNPPISNFGFRGMRKAADLMPGWTDNLESPEEALIEISTIMEDGGTGGGLFRMMWADFLAEAAELTGVPEFRELSDAYRVVSRKWTDVAELLREAGTASSRGPVDHAAKLVRELAEEERQLMRRLMEHSR from the coding sequence GTGTCACTCATCGACGCGCGGCCGTTCGTCGGTAAGCATTGCGAATCGACCACGCTCGTCAACCTTCTGCGGCAGCGCGGTATCGACCTGTCGGAGCCGCTTGTCTTCGGTCTCGGCAGTGGCCTGTCATTCGGCTACTGGCACACAAAGAAGATGCCGACGCCATTCATCGGGGGCCGGATCAGACCCGACCGGTTGACTGCCAATATCGCCAATTCGCTGGGTCTGCGGTTGACCGTCCGGGAGACGTCTTCGCTGAAGCGGGCCCGCGAGCAGCTGGTCGCCGAGCTGGACTCGGGGACTGTCGTCGGCCTCAAGCTGGACCGCTTCCACCTCGACTACTCCACCGACCGCTACCGGTTCGCGGCCCACTACGTCGCCTGTATCGGGCATGAGGACGACAGGTTCGCCCTGGTCGAGACCAGGCCACTGGGGCTCCAGTGGGCCTCGGGCGATGCCCTGGCACGCGCGCGCGGCGCGCGCGGCCCGATGAGCTCACGGAACCTCTCGTTCACCATCGATCGTCCCGAGGGCTCGCTCCCCGATCTGGGTGACATCGCCCGGCAATCGATCCGGGCGACGGCCGAAGACTTCCTGAACCCCCCGATCTCCAACTTCGGATTCCGGGGCATGCGCAAGGCCGCCGATCTCATGCCGGGTTGGACGGACAACCTCGAATCCCCCGAAGAAGCTCTCATCGAGATTTCGACGATCATGGAAGACGGGGGAACCGGCGGGGGCCTCTTCCGCATGATGTGGGCCGACTTCCTCGCCGAGGCCGCCGAGCTCACGGGCGTCCCCGAGTTCCGTGAACTTTCGGACGCGTACCGCGTGGTGTCGAGGAAATGGACCGATGTGGCGGAACTCCTGCGCGAAGCGGGCACCGCCTCGTCTCGTGGCCCCGTCGACCATGCGGCAAAGCTGGTGCGCGAACTCGCGGAGGAGGAGCGCCAGCTGATGCGTCGGCTCATGGAGCACTCTCGCTAA
- a CDS encoding glycoside hydrolase family 64 protein yields the protein MPPTALPPLRRRGPARLAAAATLALATFCSLGAMPSAAADTDAGNGHYGARAEGQPPDDFWGDTSTIPPAKNVLTVKILNRTNGKYPDDQVFWTFNNETHSIAEQPTLDMPANSAGRMYFHLGSPDSKYSDFIEFTVGDDVFNGNTTRVDAFALKLAMRLHAHDGFDAQVGEDYETFQEDRDATWKKFADAMPAEFASLTEVEKPYRILAPGSVPDFREGGKYADYMSGYAKTVGIDAPTSDVFGCAGVLANEAGKCSALNRHVAQLPEDQWSDPAQYYKDAPANYYAKFWHDHAIDKLAYGFPYDDFAGQSSFVSHNDPQWLEVAVGW from the coding sequence ATGCCCCCCACCGCACTGCCGCCGCTCCGGCGCCGAGGCCCCGCCCGCCTCGCCGCCGCGGCCACGCTGGCACTCGCCACGTTCTGCTCCCTCGGCGCCATGCCGTCGGCCGCCGCCGACACCGACGCCGGCAACGGCCACTACGGCGCCCGCGCCGAAGGCCAGCCGCCGGACGACTTCTGGGGCGACACGAGCACCATCCCGCCCGCGAAGAACGTCCTCACCGTCAAGATCCTCAACCGGACGAACGGAAAGTACCCGGACGACCAGGTCTTCTGGACGTTCAACAACGAAACACACTCGATCGCCGAACAGCCCACGCTCGACATGCCGGCGAACTCCGCGGGCCGGATGTACTTCCACCTCGGTTCGCCCGACAGCAAGTACTCCGACTTCATCGAGTTCACCGTCGGGGACGACGTCTTCAACGGCAACACCACCCGCGTCGACGCGTTCGCGCTGAAGCTGGCGATGCGGCTGCACGCCCACGACGGCTTCGACGCACAGGTCGGCGAGGACTACGAGACGTTCCAGGAGGACCGGGACGCCACCTGGAAGAAGTTCGCCGACGCCATGCCGGCCGAGTTCGCATCGCTGACCGAGGTCGAGAAGCCGTACCGGATCCTCGCGCCGGGCAGCGTGCCCGACTTCCGGGAGGGCGGCAAGTACGCGGACTACATGAGCGGTTACGCCAAGACGGTCGGCATCGACGCGCCCACGTCCGACGTCTTCGGCTGCGCCGGCGTGCTGGCCAACGAGGCGGGGAAGTGCTCGGCGCTGAACCGGCACGTGGCGCAACTGCCCGAGGACCAGTGGTCGGATCCGGCCCAGTACTACAAGGACGCACCGGCGAACTACTACGCCAAGTTCTGGCACGACCACGCCATCGACAAGCTCGCCTACGGCTTCCCGTACGACGACTTCGCGGGCCAGTCCTCCTTCGTCTCCCACAACGACCCGCAGTGGCTCGAGGTGGCCGTCGGCTGGTGA
- a CDS encoding alpha/beta hydrolase, with protein sequence MQTNVTFPSGHLAIAGILRTPDDHTGGRLPAVVISHPGGGVKEQSPSIYAERLAAAGFAALVFDAAHQGESEGEPRGLENPFQRAEDIKSAVTYLTTRDDIDPDRIGALGICASGGYVPYAAQTDHRIKGVATVSAGDLGSVFREGLGRTQDPAVLQAMLDQAGALRTAEARGAAPRMEAWIPENAEELLETATRQFRETYEFYRTPRGYHPRANQGWVLRSIDLIAQYDSYAMIRLISPRPLLMIAGSEAETAYFSREAIEKAAEPKQLVIIEGASHIDLYDRDEYVTLAVAELTAFFGTYLTG encoded by the coding sequence GTGCAGACCAACGTCACCTTCCCCAGCGGCCATCTCGCCATCGCCGGGATTCTCCGCACCCCCGACGACCACACCGGCGGCCGGTTGCCGGCCGTTGTCATCTCCCATCCGGGCGGCGGTGTGAAGGAGCAGAGTCCGAGCATCTACGCCGAGCGGCTGGCCGCCGCCGGGTTCGCCGCGCTCGTCTTCGACGCCGCCCACCAGGGCGAGAGCGAGGGCGAGCCGCGAGGTCTGGAGAACCCCTTCCAGCGAGCCGAGGACATCAAGTCCGCCGTGACCTATCTGACCACCCGCGACGACATCGACCCGGACCGCATCGGGGCCCTGGGCATCTGCGCGTCCGGCGGTTACGTTCCCTACGCCGCGCAGACCGACCACCGCATCAAGGGCGTCGCCACGGTCAGCGCCGGGGACCTCGGGTCGGTGTTCCGGGAGGGGCTGGGCCGCACCCAGGACCCGGCGGTCCTCCAGGCCATGCTCGACCAGGCCGGCGCGCTGCGCACCGCGGAAGCGCGCGGCGCGGCCCCGCGGATGGAGGCGTGGATTCCAGAGAACGCCGAGGAACTGCTGGAGACCGCCACCCGGCAGTTCCGGGAGACGTACGAGTTCTACCGCACCCCGCGCGGCTACCACCCCCGCGCGAACCAGGGATGGGTGCTGCGCAGCATCGACCTGATCGCCCAGTACGACTCGTACGCGATGATCCGGCTCATCTCGCCCCGCCCCCTGCTGATGATCGCCGGTTCGGAGGCGGAGACCGCGTACTTCAGCAGGGAAGCGATCGAGAAGGCGGCCGAGCCCAAGCAACTGGTCATCATCGAGGGCGCCAGCCACATCGACCTGTACGACAGGGATGAATACGTCACCCTCGCCGTGGCCGAACTCACCGCCTTCTTCGGCACGTATCTGACCGGCTGA
- a CDS encoding shikimate kinase, which yields MTDAAELAARLRHVFWIGGGSGAGKSTIARRLADRYGWRLYATDDVMRDHAGRATPEEAPYLHQFIAMDMDERWVNRSPEVMLETFHWFRGEGFGLIVEDLLRLPPEPCVVVEGFRLLPHLVRPLLDAPQHAVWLIPTPDFRQAAIRSRSVPGEGFVWRTSDPVRAGRNLAERDRMFTARVEEEAERLRLRTIEVDTVTTEDDLAERVTRAFRL from the coding sequence GTGACCGACGCCGCGGAGCTCGCGGCGCGGCTGCGCCACGTCTTCTGGATCGGTGGCGGGAGTGGCGCGGGCAAGTCGACCATCGCCCGCCGGCTCGCCGACCGCTACGGGTGGCGGCTCTACGCGACCGACGATGTGATGCGGGACCACGCCGGGCGGGCCACCCCCGAGGAGGCGCCGTACCTGCATCAGTTCATCGCCATGGACATGGACGAGCGATGGGTGAACCGGTCTCCGGAGGTCATGCTCGAGACGTTCCACTGGTTCCGGGGTGAGGGCTTCGGCCTGATCGTCGAAGACCTCCTCCGCCTGCCGCCGGAGCCCTGCGTCGTCGTCGAGGGGTTCCGGCTGCTCCCGCACCTCGTGAGGCCGCTGCTCGACGCTCCCCAGCACGCGGTCTGGCTCATTCCGACTCCCGATTTCCGGCAGGCCGCCATCCGGAGCCGGTCCGTACCGGGGGAAGGGTTCGTCTGGAGGACCAGCGATCCGGTGCGGGCCGGCCGCAACCTCGCCGAACGGGACCGCATGTTCACCGCGCGCGTCGAGGAGGAGGCCGAGCGGCTCCGGCTGCGCACCATCGAAGTCGACACCGTGACGACGGAGGACGATCTCGCCGAGCGCGTGACCAGGGCGTTCCGGCTCTGA